The proteins below come from a single Dinghuibacter silviterrae genomic window:
- a CDS encoding bifunctional folylpolyglutamate synthase/dihydrofolate synthase, with protein MYSRIGAAAYKGDLGNTIALCDILENPENRFKSIHIAGTNGKGSVSHMLAAILQCAGYRTGLYTSPHLHDFRERIKVDGKEITEDFVVDFVSHIQPHIDTIDPSFFEITVAMAFDYFANQEVDIAVIETGLGGRLDSTNVILPELSVITNIGYDHMHILGDTLEKIAAEKAGIIKRDIPVVIGEFREVTGPLFVRKAREKHAPIMFADRERSATNWSFEGQDMKIEVTIRHTDIKDYYTLDLAGLYQTKNLLTVLQAVQQLREKGWNIKDSALREGLAKTRALTGLHGRWERLHQHPTVIADVAHNEDGIRELIRQIEVTTFHQLHIVIGMVKDKDIRSVLHLLPQDAHYYFTQADIPRALPKEDLWAAAEDAGLQGKAYEDVNTALQEALGHAHKDDLILVCGSVFVVGEIDRGRL; from the coding sequence ATGTACAGCCGAATCGGAGCGGCGGCTTATAAAGGAGACCTTGGCAACACCATCGCCCTTTGCGATATCCTCGAAAATCCCGAAAACCGGTTTAAATCCATCCATATCGCGGGCACCAACGGGAAAGGCTCGGTGAGCCACATGCTGGCCGCCATCCTCCAATGCGCGGGTTACCGCACCGGGTTGTATACCTCCCCCCACCTCCACGACTTCCGGGAACGGATCAAGGTCGACGGGAAAGAGATCACCGAAGACTTCGTGGTCGATTTTGTGTCCCATATCCAACCGCACATCGACACGATCGATCCTTCTTTCTTTGAGATCACCGTGGCCATGGCGTTTGACTATTTTGCCAACCAGGAAGTAGACATCGCCGTTATCGAAACGGGGCTGGGCGGACGCCTGGATTCGACCAACGTCATCCTCCCGGAGCTGTCCGTCATTACCAACATCGGCTACGACCACATGCACATCCTGGGGGATACCCTGGAAAAGATCGCTGCCGAAAAAGCCGGCATTATCAAACGGGACATTCCGGTCGTCATTGGCGAATTCAGGGAGGTCACGGGTCCGCTTTTTGTCCGGAAAGCCCGGGAAAAACACGCGCCCATCATGTTTGCCGACCGGGAAAGGTCCGCGACGAACTGGTCGTTCGAAGGGCAGGATATGAAGATCGAGGTGACCATCCGTCACACCGACATCAAGGACTATTATACCCTGGACCTCGCAGGGCTGTACCAGACCAAAAACCTGCTGACTGTTCTTCAGGCTGTCCAACAGCTCCGCGAAAAAGGCTGGAACATCAAGGATTCGGCCCTTCGCGAGGGACTGGCCAAAACACGGGCGCTGACCGGTCTGCATGGCCGTTGGGAACGGCTGCACCAGCACCCCACGGTCATTGCGGACGTGGCCCACAACGAAGACGGTATCCGTGAGCTGATCCGCCAGATCGAGGTCACCACCTTCCACCAATTGCATATCGTCATAGGCATGGTCAAAGACAAGGACATCCGTTCCGTGTTGCACCTGTTGCCCCAGGACGCCCACTACTATTTTACGCAGGCGGACATTCCCCGTGCGTTGCCGAAGGAAGACCTTTGGGCGGCGGCGGAAGACGCCGGTCTGCAGGGAAAGGCCTACGAGGACGTCAATACCGCCCTCCAGGAAGCCCTGGGCCATGCGCACAAGGACGACCTTATCCTCGTTTGCGGAAGCGTCTTTGTCGTGGGTGAGATCGACAGGGGCCGTCTTTAG
- a CDS encoding NUDIX hydrolase encodes MSEDPMRWKVLDSTYISHHIYFTARKDRCQRPDGKIVPEYFVVELPPSVCVLPLTENNEVVMIRQYRHPLGETLLEIPGGFIDKGEDPSESARRELLEETGYAFDEVIHLGKIAANPGVLNNYTHLFLAKGGRKAGAQRLDPNEDIEIVLVPLEDLKGMLRRGELAQSLHVNCLWFALLQMGQVAFV; translated from the coding sequence ATGAGCGAAGATCCTATGCGCTGGAAGGTCCTGGACAGTACCTATATCAGCCACCACATCTATTTCACCGCCCGTAAGGACCGGTGTCAGCGCCCGGACGGAAAGATCGTCCCCGAATACTTCGTGGTGGAGCTGCCCCCCTCGGTTTGCGTGCTTCCCCTCACGGAGAACAACGAGGTGGTGATGATCCGCCAATACCGTCATCCGCTGGGGGAGACCCTCCTGGAAATCCCAGGCGGTTTTATCGATAAGGGAGAAGATCCTTCGGAGTCCGCCCGCAGGGAATTGCTCGAAGAAACCGGTTACGCCTTCGACGAGGTGATCCACCTCGGGAAAATAGCGGCCAACCCCGGCGTTTTGAACAATTATACCCACCTTTTCCTGGCCAAGGGAGGCCGCAAGGCCGGGGCGCAGCGTCTGGACCCGAACGAAGACATCGAGATCGTCCTGGTGCCGCTGGAGGACCTGAAGGGCATGTTGCGGCGTGGCGAGCTGGCGCAGTCGTTGCACGTCAATTGTCTTTGGTTCGCCCTGTTGCAAATGGGACAAGTGGCCTTTGTTTAA
- a CDS encoding type IV toxin-antitoxin system AbiEi family antitoxin domain-containing protein translates to MEIARELSAHARHPFTHQWLGSLLKKYKFPNDKVHDLIQQQLLEPVKRGLYVAGPALKTGKPEPFLLANHIMGPSYVSVDTALFYYGLIPERVYEIASMTIKSSREFSTPFGHFSYTRLPLPYYAFGIRQIKLAEDQFVLAASPEKALCDRLITTSGLVFRSQKAAKAWLLEDLRMEEEQLRQLDTKAMLGWLKDAPKNESLKNMIKVIENV, encoded by the coding sequence ATGGAAATCGCCCGTGAACTGTCTGCACATGCCAGGCACCCATTTACGCATCAGTGGTTGGGCTCCTTGTTAAAGAAGTACAAGTTCCCCAACGATAAAGTGCATGACCTGATCCAGCAACAACTGCTGGAGCCGGTTAAAAGGGGATTGTATGTCGCAGGTCCTGCATTGAAAACGGGCAAGCCGGAGCCATTCCTGCTGGCCAACCATATTATGGGTCCCAGTTATGTTTCCGTCGACACGGCGCTGTTCTACTACGGGCTCATCCCCGAAAGAGTATACGAGATTGCTTCTATGACGATCAAGTCTTCAAGGGAGTTTTCCACGCCCTTTGGGCATTTTTCGTATACCCGCCTGCCGTTACCCTATTATGCTTTTGGTATACGTCAGATCAAGCTGGCTGAAGACCAGTTTGTGCTCGCGGCATCGCCTGAAAAGGCCCTTTGCGACCGGCTGATCACCACATCCGGGCTTGTTTTTCGTAGTCAAAAGGCTGCAAAGGCCTGGCTCCTGGAAGACCTGCGGATGGAAGAAGAACAACTACGGCAACTGGACACAAAAGCGATGTTGGGTTGGTTGAAGGACGCGCCAAAGAATGAGAGTTTAAAAAACATGATCAAGGTAATAGAAAATGTATGA
- the fbp gene encoding class 1 fructose-bisphosphatase: MQPTRRVLTLDEFTIQELRQFPAATGELSGLLRDIGLASKRINVEVNKAGLVDDILGDAGAVNVQGEDVKKLDLFANNQLISVLRNGIYCAGVASEENDEVIVFDDEVSNRSKYVVLMDPLDGSSNIDVNTSIGTIFSVYRRVSQLGLPCTMEDFLQPGLKLVAAGYVIYGSSTMLVYATRRGVNGFTLDPSIGEFCLSHRRIQCPAIGNIYSVNNGNYYDFDQNVRNYIELCQRGSYTQRYVGSMVADIHRNLIKGGIFMYPGTVAKPKGKLRLLYECNPMAFITEVAGGLATDGTRRVLEVAPTELHQRSPLFLGSKEMMEELGGMLAG; this comes from the coding sequence ATGCAACCCACTCGACGCGTATTAACCCTGGACGAATTCACGATCCAGGAACTGAGACAATTCCCGGCCGCGACCGGGGAGCTTTCCGGTCTGCTCCGGGACATTGGCCTGGCCTCCAAACGCATCAACGTGGAGGTGAACAAGGCGGGCCTGGTGGACGACATCCTGGGGGATGCCGGGGCCGTCAACGTCCAGGGCGAGGACGTTAAAAAGCTGGACCTGTTTGCAAACAACCAGCTGATCAGCGTCCTTAGGAACGGCATTTATTGCGCCGGGGTCGCCAGCGAGGAGAACGATGAGGTCATCGTTTTTGACGACGAGGTGTCGAACCGGTCGAAGTATGTGGTGCTCATGGATCCGCTGGACGGGAGCTCGAACATCGACGTCAACACCTCTATCGGCACCATCTTTTCGGTGTACAGACGGGTAAGCCAGCTGGGTTTGCCCTGCACCATGGAGGACTTCCTGCAACCCGGTCTGAAGCTCGTGGCCGCGGGATACGTGATCTATGGGTCGAGTACGATGTTGGTGTATGCCACCCGCCGGGGGGTAAACGGGTTTACCCTTGATCCGTCGATCGGCGAGTTTTGCCTGAGCCATCGCCGTATCCAGTGTCCGGCCATCGGCAACATCTATTCGGTGAACAATGGGAACTACTATGACTTTGACCAGAACGTCCGCAATTACATAGAACTTTGTCAGCGGGGCTCCTATACGCAACGTTATGTAGGGAGCATGGTGGCCGATATCCATCGCAACCTCATCAAGGGCGGTATCTTTATGTATCCGGGGACCGTTGCCAAACCCAAGGGGAAACTCCGGTTGTTGTATGAGTGCAACCCTATGGCATTTATCACGGAGGTGGCGGGAGGGCTGGCCACCGACGGCACACGCCGCGTCCTGGAAGTGGCGCCCACCGAGCTGCACCAGCGATCTCCTTTGTTTCTGGGCAGCAAGGAGATGATGGAAGAGCTGGGGGGAATGCTGGCGGGTTAA
- a CDS encoding YfiT family bacillithiol transferase yields MNDPRYPIGKYEPQPYSDRQRDNWIADIRFLPTLLEKTVSPLDAAQLGTPYREGGWTVQQLVHHVADSHLNAYTRFKLGLTEDTPTIRPYDEKAWAQLADTALPINLSLTLLHALHARWVAVLESITDWNREVVHPETGKHLSLWTLLGMYAWHGKHHVAHITSLIEAKGW; encoded by the coding sequence ATGAACGACCCGCGCTACCCCATAGGGAAGTATGAACCACAACCCTATTCCGATCGGCAAAGGGATAATTGGATCGCGGATATCCGTTTCCTGCCCACCCTCCTGGAAAAAACCGTCTCCCCTCTGGACGCCGCTCAGTTGGGGACGCCTTACCGGGAGGGTGGCTGGACGGTGCAACAACTGGTCCATCACGTAGCGGATAGTCACCTCAACGCCTATACCCGCTTCAAGCTGGGGCTGACGGAGGACACGCCGACGATCCGGCCGTATGACGAGAAGGCATGGGCGCAATTGGCGGACACAGCCCTGCCCATCAACCTCTCGCTGACGCTGTTGCACGCCCTTCATGCCCGCTGGGTGGCCGTCCTGGAAAGCATTACCGACTGGAACCGGGAGGTCGTGCACCCGGAGACCGGCAAACACCTCAGCCTTTGGACGCTGCTGGGTATGTATGCCTGGCATGGTAAACACCACGTCGCCCATATCACTTCCCTGATCGAAGCAAAAGGTTGGTAA
- a CDS encoding CAP domain-containing protein has product MQKIFVLLALCATSVSFRLAPAPAKIAPPAKIASPAKTPAPAEARIPFNEEILRYVNRFRADNGQPPLTMNNTMVETAAIHSDAMAKGTVPFGHDNFDLRFKYVSAKLGNIDAFAENVAMGVLDARQVVDGWIHSPKHRANMLGNYNLTGIAAVKAADGQIYFTQIFAHQR; this is encoded by the coding sequence ATGCAAAAGATATTCGTACTTCTCGCGCTTTGCGCCACATCTGTATCGTTCAGGCTCGCTCCGGCGCCCGCGAAAATCGCGCCTCCCGCGAAAATCGCGTCGCCCGCAAAGACCCCGGCACCCGCGGAGGCAAGGATCCCCTTCAATGAAGAAATCCTCCGTTACGTCAACCGATTCCGCGCCGACAACGGCCAACCTCCGCTGACCATGAACAACACGATGGTCGAGACCGCCGCGATCCATAGCGACGCCATGGCCAAGGGAACGGTTCCTTTTGGCCACGACAATTTCGACCTGCGGTTCAAATATGTCTCCGCCAAGCTGGGCAATATAGACGCCTTTGCGGAAAACGTGGCCATGGGCGTGCTGGACGCACGGCAAGTCGTAGACGGTTGGATCCACAGCCCTAAACACCGCGCGAACATGCTGGGGAACTATAACCTGACCGGGATCGCCGCCGTCAAGGCCGCGGACGGCCAGATCTATTTCACACAGATATTTGCCCATCAACGCTAA
- a CDS encoding aspartate kinase yields the protein MQVFKFGGASVNSTERIQRVASILEGHKGQPLVVVISAMGKTTNELEKVAEAFYRGHAAEALDLFEAIKRKHLDIYNALIGDGRGQEYLVDLFTEVEWLLHDRPVREYDYYYDQIVCIGELLSTTIMHRYLDHAGIPALWVDVRDILRTDAGFRDATVDLEYAAAETKRLLTPLLEKGRTIILQGFIGATAENESTTLGREGSDYTAAIFSNLLGATSLTIWKDVEGVMNADPKLFSEAQVIPELNYTEVIEMAYYGAQVIHPKTIKPLQNKHIPMHVRCFLDPSLPGTLIHDQPVHSLPPVIVLKQHQVLLHLKSRDFSFAGAHAGALYTLLKDLHVQPNLIQNGAITIQLCVDDRGERTERLAQAASAFFDVSVERGLTLLTIRHYNTGLLETLTEGATRLLRQQTAETVQVLLRKA from the coding sequence ATGCAAGTCTTTAAGTTCGGCGGGGCCTCCGTCAACAGCACGGAACGGATACAACGCGTTGCTTCCATCCTGGAAGGGCACAAGGGTCAACCCCTGGTGGTGGTGATTTCTGCGATGGGCAAAACCACCAATGAGCTGGAAAAGGTCGCCGAAGCCTTTTACAGGGGCCACGCGGCCGAAGCCCTGGACCTTTTCGAGGCCATCAAGCGGAAACACCTGGACATTTACAATGCCCTGATCGGGGATGGAAGGGGCCAGGAATACCTGGTGGACCTGTTTACGGAGGTGGAATGGTTGCTCCACGACCGTCCCGTCCGGGAGTACGACTACTACTATGACCAGATCGTCTGTATCGGTGAGCTCCTGTCGACGACCATCATGCACCGGTACCTGGACCATGCGGGCATCCCCGCCCTCTGGGTCGATGTAAGGGATATCTTGCGGACCGACGCCGGTTTCCGGGACGCCACCGTCGACCTGGAGTACGCGGCAGCGGAGACGAAGCGCCTGCTGACACCCTTGCTGGAAAAGGGCCGGACCATCATCCTTCAGGGTTTTATCGGCGCCACCGCCGAGAACGAAAGCACGACCCTTGGCCGGGAAGGCAGCGACTATACCGCGGCGATCTTTTCGAACCTGCTCGGCGCCACCTCCCTGACCATCTGGAAGGACGTCGAGGGCGTCATGAATGCAGACCCCAAGCTCTTTAGCGAAGCCCAAGTCATCCCGGAGCTGAACTATACCGAGGTCATTGAAATGGCCTACTACGGCGCCCAGGTCATCCACCCAAAGACCATCAAACCGCTGCAGAACAAACACATTCCCATGCACGTGCGTTGTTTCCTGGATCCGTCCCTGCCTGGCACGCTGATCCATGACCAGCCCGTCCATTCCCTGCCGCCGGTCATCGTCCTGAAACAACACCAGGTTTTGCTGCACCTGAAATCCAGGGACTTTTCCTTTGCCGGCGCCCACGCCGGTGCGCTCTACACCCTTTTGAAAGACCTTCATGTCCAGCCCAACCTCATCCAGAACGGGGCCATTACCATCCAGCTTTGCGTCGACGACCGGGGCGAACGGACGGAACGCCTGGCCCAGGCTGCCTCAGCCTTTTTCGATGTGTCGGTGGAGCGGGGGCTGACGTTGTTGACCATACGGCACTACAATACCGGCCTGCTGGAGACGCTGACGGAGGGCGCTACCCGTCTTTTGCGGCAGCAGACGGCGGAGACCGTGCAGGTGCTTTTGAGAAAAGCATAA
- a CDS encoding nucleotidyl transferase AbiEii/AbiGii toxin family protein: MIKEWLEDYKPANRDEAEQALREIMQETALAALQRAGFFEKAAFYGGTALRIFYSLERFSEDLDFSLLRPDPQFSLEKYLDAVRLEFASLGMDVTVRDKQKTAQSNIESAFLKSETLWRQLVLEGVIPQNGLNQVARITVKLEVDVHPPGGFETEEQLLLRPFSCYIKCFTLPDLFAGKMHALLFRKWKNNVKGRDWFDMEWYIRRGVPLHLGHLLQRAMDSGDWKSDTMTPEQFRALLNDRIDQVNMDRVKADIRRFIRRPEQLELWSKRYFHDLARLLKIEE; the protein is encoded by the coding sequence ATGATCAAAGAATGGCTGGAAGACTATAAACCGGCTAATCGGGATGAGGCTGAGCAAGCACTCAGAGAAATCATGCAGGAGACGGCCCTAGCCGCTTTGCAGAGGGCAGGTTTTTTTGAAAAGGCTGCCTTTTACGGAGGAACGGCTCTTCGCATATTTTATAGCCTGGAGCGGTTTTCCGAGGACCTTGATTTTTCCTTGCTAAGACCGGATCCCCAGTTCTCCCTTGAAAAATATCTGGATGCGGTACGACTGGAATTCGCGTCGCTGGGGATGGATGTCACGGTGCGCGATAAACAGAAAACGGCTCAAAGCAATATCGAATCGGCTTTCCTGAAATCGGAAACCCTTTGGCGGCAGTTGGTGTTGGAAGGCGTGATTCCGCAAAACGGGCTTAACCAGGTGGCGCGCATCACGGTAAAATTAGAGGTGGATGTACATCCTCCCGGAGGATTCGAGACCGAGGAACAATTACTCTTGCGGCCCTTTTCCTGCTATATAAAATGCTTTACCCTTCCTGATCTTTTTGCGGGGAAAATGCACGCCTTGTTGTTCAGGAAGTGGAAAAACAACGTCAAAGGAAGGGATTGGTTCGACATGGAATGGTACATTCGAAGAGGGGTACCTTTACACCTTGGCCATTTATTACAGCGGGCCATGGACAGCGGGGATTGGAAAAGTGATACGATGACGCCGGAGCAGTTCCGCGCGTTGCTAAACGATCGCATCGATCAGGTCAATATGGACAGGGTGAAGGCGGACATCCGCCGGTTTATCCGCCGGCCGGAGCAATTGGAGCTCTGGAGCAAGCGGTATTTTCACGACCTGGCGCGACTGTTGAAGATAGAGGAATGA
- a CDS encoding ABC transporter ATP-binding protein, giving the protein MEQPPIIQVRNLVKRYGTFEAVKGISFDVRAGEIFGLLGPNGAGKSTTLEIIETLRDKTEGTVMVDGLDLDRSPNEIKKVIGVQLQTSGYYPGLNLTQLIRLFAGLYNRSVDPLVLLDSVNLRDKAKALYKQLSGGQKQRFSIATTLINDPKIVFLDEPTTGLDPQARRNLWDLIREIRDKGTTVILTTHYMDEAELLCDRVAIIDSGRIIALDTPDGLIDHLVASGFEREREVKKANLEDVFIGMTGKHLREE; this is encoded by the coding sequence ATGGAGCAACCACCCATCATCCAGGTCCGCAACCTGGTCAAGCGTTACGGGACATTTGAGGCCGTCAAGGGGATCAGCTTCGACGTGCGGGCAGGGGAGATCTTCGGACTCCTGGGTCCTAACGGTGCAGGCAAGTCGACGACGCTGGAAATCATTGAGACGCTGAGGGACAAAACCGAAGGCACGGTCATGGTGGATGGGTTGGACCTGGACCGTTCCCCCAACGAGATCAAAAAGGTCATCGGGGTACAGTTGCAAACCTCGGGGTATTATCCGGGGCTGAACCTGACCCAACTGATCCGCTTGTTTGCGGGTTTATACAACCGTTCGGTGGACCCGCTCGTGCTCCTGGACTCGGTCAACCTGAGGGACAAGGCCAAGGCCCTGTACAAACAACTGAGCGGGGGGCAAAAACAACGTTTTTCCATCGCCACCACGCTGATCAACGACCCGAAAATCGTTTTCCTGGACGAACCGACGACGGGACTGGACCCCCAGGCCCGGCGCAATCTTTGGGACCTGATCCGTGAAATCCGGGACAAGGGGACGACCGTCATCCTCACCACCCACTATATGGACGAGGCCGAACTGTTGTGTGACCGGGTCGCCATTATCGATTCGGGGCGGATCATCGCCCTGGACACTCCGGATGGCTTGATCGACCACCTGGTGGCGTCAGGCTTCGAGCGCGAAAGGGAAGTCAAAAAAGCAAACCTGGAAGATGTTTTTATCGGCATGACCGGGAAACATCTTCGTGAAGAATAA
- a CDS encoding RodZ family helix-turn-helix domain-containing protein — protein sequence MEQPNDTAKNTKALVATLVWHGALLLFLIFVGFRVPQPPPPPQDQGIEVNLGNSDQGSGTEQPLAPGDPAPETHVHTAPARTQTPPTAQAHIETNDNNNDDQPAVEQPKKVKPTPQPVIRETAPRVTQRTIVNPTPAPPRPKALFKGGTGTGGNDQDAFNKSQNEGIAGGQGDQGKPNGDPNSKSYTGNGGTGHSGAAIVRGLVGRTFSMPSFEGDYNEPAKEYVDLKVDRNGHVISASLHLAGSTHFNGYFADQAVELARKLKFNTSNADEQTGTILFVFKVHE from the coding sequence ATGGAACAACCTAACGATACGGCTAAAAATACAAAAGCGCTGGTGGCCACCCTTGTCTGGCATGGTGCGCTGCTGTTGTTCCTCATCTTCGTAGGTTTTAGGGTTCCCCAGCCGCCTCCCCCGCCCCAGGACCAGGGTATCGAGGTCAACCTCGGCAACAGCGACCAGGGTTCCGGTACGGAACAGCCGCTGGCACCGGGAGACCCTGCCCCCGAAACACACGTACACACCGCGCCTGCGCGGACCCAGACGCCGCCCACGGCCCAAGCGCATATAGAAACCAACGACAACAACAACGACGACCAACCCGCCGTCGAACAACCCAAAAAAGTCAAGCCCACGCCGCAACCCGTCATCCGGGAAACCGCGCCGAGGGTGACGCAAAGGACCATCGTCAACCCAACCCCGGCGCCCCCACGTCCCAAGGCCCTCTTTAAAGGCGGTACCGGTACGGGAGGGAACGACCAGGACGCCTTTAACAAGAGCCAGAACGAAGGCATAGCCGGGGGACAGGGCGACCAGGGCAAACCCAACGGCGACCCCAATTCGAAGAGCTATACGGGCAACGGGGGCACCGGTCATTCGGGCGCGGCGATCGTCCGGGGACTGGTCGGCCGTACTTTTTCCATGCCCTCTTTCGAAGGAGACTATAATGAACCCGCCAAGGAATACGTAGACCTGAAGGTCGACCGGAACGGACACGTCATCAGCGCCTCCCTCCACCTCGCCGGTTCTACGCATTTCAACGGGTATTTTGCCGACCAGGCCGTAGAGCTGGCCCGGAAACTCAAATTCAACACCAGTAACGCCGACGAACAGACGGGAACGATTTTGTTTGTCTTCAAGGTCCATGAATAA
- a CDS encoding tetratricopeptide repeat protein, which translates to MSFRVLPFFLLLFLGRVQAQHRDYLQEAQLLYQAREYTAALEDLNHAIETNRQWAAAYNMRGLTLMALQNLNMAIKDFGTAISLYPRFLEAYNNRGMAFSQQGEYAKAIEDFTHCLDISVADRDVYFYNRAGSELALGRYKDAMADYDQAIRFNPEAEDAYNNRAKCKLELRDTTGALDDYQRAVHAEPGFTLGYMNRAFLEESMGRFPEAIEDFRQCLRWNPQNARAYLEVGALEEQYLGNLTDARRDFDKAISLDPHFSDAYNDRGTLEMRKGHYRAALRDFNKAIELNGFNPDYYYNKGITHKQMGKPGSAVKDFSGAIDADANYGPAYYNRGLLEVAAGNTKGACADLRTAADKGLTQAGAALAQYCH; encoded by the coding sequence ATGTCTTTCAGGGTCCTACCATTCTTCCTGTTGCTCTTCCTGGGCCGGGTGCAAGCGCAACACCGGGACTACCTGCAGGAGGCGCAATTGCTCTACCAGGCCCGGGAGTATACCGCCGCCCTGGAGGACCTCAACCACGCCATCGAAACCAACCGCCAGTGGGCGGCCGCCTATAACATGCGGGGCCTGACGTTGATGGCGCTGCAAAACCTGAACATGGCCATCAAGGATTTTGGCACGGCCATTTCGCTGTATCCCCGTTTTCTGGAAGCCTACAATAACCGGGGGATGGCCTTTAGTCAACAGGGCGAATACGCCAAGGCCATAGAAGATTTTACCCATTGCCTGGACATCAGCGTCGCCGACCGGGACGTGTATTTCTACAACCGGGCGGGCAGCGAGCTGGCCCTGGGGCGATACAAGGACGCCATGGCCGACTACGACCAGGCCATCCGCTTCAACCCCGAGGCGGAGGACGCCTATAATAACCGGGCCAAGTGCAAACTGGAACTCAGGGACACGACCGGCGCCCTGGACGATTATCAACGGGCGGTGCACGCCGAACCCGGTTTTACGTTGGGGTATATGAACCGGGCCTTCCTGGAGGAATCCATGGGGCGCTTTCCCGAGGCCATAGAAGACTTCCGGCAGTGTCTTCGCTGGAATCCCCAGAATGCAAGGGCTTACCTGGAGGTCGGCGCCCTGGAGGAACAATACTTAGGAAACCTGACGGATGCGCGCAGGGATTTTGACAAAGCCATCAGCCTCGACCCCCATTTCTCCGACGCCTATAACGACAGGGGTACCCTGGAGATGCGAAAGGGGCATTACCGGGCCGCCCTTCGGGATTTTAACAAGGCCATCGAGCTAAACGGGTTTAACCCGGACTATTATTACAATAAAGGGATCACCCACAAACAAATGGGTAAACCGGGCAGCGCCGTAAAGGATTTTAGCGGGGCCATCGATGCGGATGCCAATTACGGACCCGCCTACTACAACCGGGGTCTCCTGGAGGTTGCCGCGGGGAATACGAAGGGTGCCTGTGCGGACCTGCGGACGGCGGCGGACAAGGGACTCACCCAGGCGGGCGCCGCGCTGGCCCAATATTGCCACTAA
- a CDS encoding FKBP-type peptidyl-prolyl cis-trans isomerase: protein MHKMFFSVALLTLGTGAFAQTKKPVAAKKAVAPAPLLKNSTDSLSYAIGVNVGTYFKKQGVEHLNYAALDKALADCFGEKPLTLSDEQAVMTIQQKLQEFMTKKANAVKEEGLKFLAENKKRPGVVELPDGLQYEVIRKGTGPMPVDTSVVKVNYTGYLLSGKKFDASADHGGPATFPLNRVIKGWTEGVKLMPVGSSYKFYIPSELAYGDRGAGNDIPGGSTLIFEVELLDIVAPGATPAPAAGQ, encoded by the coding sequence ATGCACAAAATGTTCTTTTCCGTTGCCCTTCTCACGCTGGGAACGGGCGCTTTTGCACAGACCAAAAAACCCGTTGCCGCCAAAAAAGCGGTTGCCCCTGCGCCCCTCCTGAAAAATTCGACCGATAGCCTGAGCTATGCCATCGGCGTCAATGTAGGGACCTATTTCAAAAAACAGGGTGTCGAACACCTGAACTACGCTGCCCTCGACAAAGCCCTCGCTGACTGTTTCGGGGAAAAGCCGCTGACCCTTTCGGACGAACAAGCTGTTATGACCATACAACAAAAGCTCCAGGAATTCATGACCAAAAAGGCCAATGCCGTTAAGGAAGAGGGCCTGAAGTTCCTGGCGGAAAACAAAAAACGCCCGGGTGTCGTCGAGCTTCCTGACGGGCTTCAATACGAAGTCATCCGCAAGGGGACGGGGCCCATGCCAGTCGACACCAGCGTCGTAAAGGTGAACTACACCGGTTACCTGTTGAGCGGTAAGAAATTCGACGCCTCTGCCGACCACGGCGGACCGGCGACCTTCCCCCTCAACCGCGTCATCAAGGGCTGGACCGAAGGCGTGAAGCTGATGCCGGTCGGGTCCTCTTACAAGTTCTATATTCCCTCCGAACTGGCCTACGGGGACAGGGGCGCGGGGAATGATATCCCCGGAGGCAGCACCCTGATTTTCGAAGTGGAACTCCTGGACATCGTTGCGCCGGGTGCTACGCCTGCACCGGCCGCCGGACAATAA